The proteins below come from a single Hemiscyllium ocellatum isolate sHemOce1 chromosome 24, sHemOce1.pat.X.cur, whole genome shotgun sequence genomic window:
- the gtf2h3 gene encoding general transcription factor IIH subunit 3 isoform X4, which produces MGPPTPANPFQVHHPDLEIYHHSFNTAGSASWNPLMKGIVGLPHCGSARGQWLFENAAHHHLLKVQLGQAGNADTRVTFGQELNSRILVIKAAEDSAAQYMNFMNVIFAAQKQNILIDACVLDSESGLLQQASDITGGLYLKIPQMLSLSQYLLWVFLPDPEQRSQLVLPPPVHVDYRAACFCHRNLIEIGYVCSVCLSIFCNFSPICTTCETAFRIALPPVLKTKKKKPKLPTHNYLTS; this is translated from the exons ATGGGACCACCAACACCTGCAAACCCTTTCCaagttcatcatcctgacttggaaatatatcaccattccttcaatacCGCTGGATCAGCATCCTGGAACCCCCTCatgaagggcattgtgggtctacctcatTGTGGGTCTGCTCGTGGACAGTGGCTGTTcgagaatgcagctcaccaccaccttctgaaggtgCAACTAGGACAGGCAGGAAATGCTGACACTCGGGTAACAT TTGGGCAAGAGCTGAATTCCCGAATATTG GTTATTAAAGCTGCTGAGGACTCTGCTGCCCAATATATGAATTTTATGAATGTTATctttgcagcacagaaacag AATATTCTGATTGATGCATGTGTTTTGGACTCCGAATCTGGGTTACTTCAGCAA GCGTCTGATATAACTGGAGGGTTATATTTAAAAATACCACAGATGCTCTCACTCTCACAGTATTTACTG tgGGTATTTTTACCAGACCCTGAGCAGAGGTCTCAGCTTGTCCTACCCCCTCCAGTTCATGTGGATTATCGAGCTGCCTGTTTCTGTCACCGTAATTTGATTGAAATTGGTTACGTGTGTTCGGTCTGCTTATCAA TATTTTGCAACTTTAGTCCCATTTGCACTACATGCGA GACTGCTTTCAGAATTGCTCTGCCACCTGTATTGAAAACCAAGAAGAAGAAGCCAAAACTCCCAACACACAACTATTTGACGAGCTGA